The following coding sequences lie in one Portunus trituberculatus isolate SZX2019 chromosome 26, ASM1759143v1, whole genome shotgun sequence genomic window:
- the LOC123509243 gene encoding fibrous sheath CABYR-binding protein-like translates to MCTNLGRTKLLLFLLLLLSVCSEDDEDAYWKMSRAYVVLSVSEAFEDEADQWLSEFEEKPPVISARELSQQDQEAFWQTWEEEARAEQDALPPQPVIAARDFFKEEDNWWEEDAVDRQEEAPDTAHTEEGRVITAKEFFREDECWWRDALQDAPAHHHLPTDAVPAKDFFADDTPWWEEDKEKEEEEEKKETPQKAIPASELFREERPWWEEEETREEAPRVAAKDFLRDEEEVPWWERGGDLEEDAAATAAAEDEEGSLSITEDEDESSRMDDYEDASEGVTSDSSSLYTASEGVLPPATHLLGDAAPWWEDTPAPRGFRTLAIVARPPPWTRIPASEDEIEDIPEEEAPRPPPTVFVELCEEAPSATQATEAPLEMYEARSIQLAPCPEPRLHKSDSQTSGYESSASLSEPGPGGAGQQVGPGRDEQGGPGEQVGAASDSGEEEGSMAGEEGRPVNKMDDCLARVDATLARPTASEAGSRRAAGVRSEYVVMKVHVRVPEETTTRREEAPCNGGRLVGAVSHGGKEGLAVGRPQASQDVSAPQDKAPPIPAPQEEAHPPPAPQEEAPPPPAPQEEAHPPPAPQEDAPPAPAPQEEEPPAPEACPPSPPSAAQDTEEPHASGEKRVQEGQGGEDLGQGEGQGEGLGEGLGEGEGWGREAPPPGVCEDVGGGMKEAWLRASPSPQARRRRQRGWRCSTYEPLSLTEYDRLAWACARRRRYSSCSPPPTAHRALADHSPSPPRNVAPTAPPRRRVQPAAQQAPPPPQRQQQQQQQADSPVASSSSSSPADPTPSTQAPQESDPPQLLQVSDLSPGPAGVRPVTSPAAPQESDPSPAPQPPQPRQPPQVPQASQPCSPAPQVPAACTNPATPPAAAAVPAALAAPAVPSATNAPNSALLCDADVPAEAAAPPVVGAAPPCASRPCAPEVSGDAHNETVVACAVVLLQNVAFFPTPPYLQLQQASRALRGGVSGHPPRPTFSVSPQ, encoded by the exons ATGTGTACTAATCTAGGACGGACaaagctcctcctcttcctcctcctcctcctctccgtgtGCTCCGAGGACGACGAGGACGCCTACTGGAAGATGAGCCGGGCGTACGTGGTGCTGAGTGTGAGCGAGGCCTTCGAGGACGAGGCGGACCAATGGCTCAGCGAGTTTGAGGAGAAGCCGCCGGTGATCTCAGCACGCGAGCTGAGCCAGCAGGACCAGGAGGCCTTCTGGCAGACCTGGGAGGAGGAAGCCCGCGCCGAGCAGGACGCCCTGCCGCCACAGCCCGTCATCGCCGCGCGAGACTTcttcaaggaggaggacaactgGTGGGAGGAGGACGCCGTGGACCGCCAGGAGGAGGCGCCCGACACTGCACACACCGAGGAGGGCCGCGTCATCACCGCCAAGGAGTTCTTCCGCGAGGACGAGTGTTGGTGGCGCGACGCCCTGCAGGACGcccccgcccaccaccacctgcccacCGACGCCGTGCCCGCAAAGGACTTCTTCGCCGACGACACACCATGgtgggaggaagacaaggagaaggaggaggaggaggagaagaaggagacgcCGCAGAAGGCAATACCTGCCAGTGAGTTGTTCAGGGAGGAGCGGCcctggtgggaggaggaagagaccagGGAGGAGGCGCCCCGTGTGGCCGCCAAGGACTTCCTgcgggacgaggaggaggtgccGTGGTGGGAGCGTGGCGGCGACCTGGAGGAggacgccgccgccaccgccgccgccgaggacgaggagggcaGCCTGAGCATTacggaggacgaggacgagagcaGCAGGATGGACGACTACGAGGACGCGAGCGAGGGCGTGACGAGTGACAGCAGCAGCCTGTACACCGCCAGCGAGGGAGTGCTGCCCCCCGCCACTCACCTCCTTGGCGACGCCGCCCCCTGGTGGGAGGACACCCCTGCCCCCCGTGGCTTCAGGACACTAGCGATAGTAGCGAGGCCACCACCCTGGACCAGGATACCAGCGAG CGAGGACGAGATTGAGGACATCCCCGAGGAGGAGGCGCCGCGCCCCCCGCCCACAGTGTTTGTGGAGCTGTGCGAGGAGGCGCCCTCAGCCACCCAGGCCACCGAGGCGCCTCTGGAGATGTACGAGGCGCGGAGCATCCAGCTGGCGCCATGCCCCGAGCCACGCCTGCACAAGTCAGACTCTCAGACCAGCGGCTACGAGTCCAGCGCCTCGCTGTCCGAGCCAGGGCCAGGCGGGGCCGGCCAGCAGGTGGGGCCGGGCCGGGACGAGCAGGGCGGACCGGGCGAGCAGGTGGGGGCGGCGAGCGACAGCGGCGAGGAGGAAGGCAGTATGGCGGGCGAGGAGGGGCGCCCCGTCAATAAGATGGACGACTGTCTGGCCAGAGTGGACGCCACTCTCGCCAG aCCCACGGCGAGCGAGGCTGGCTCGCGCAGGGCGGCGGGCGTGCGCAGCGAGTACGTGGTGATGAAGGTGCACGTGCGGGTGCCCGAGGAAACCACCACACGACGCGAAGAGGCGCCCTGCAACGGCGGCAGGCTGGTGGGGGCGGTGTCGCACGGCGGCAAGGAAGGCCTCGCGGTGGGCAGGCCCCAGGCTAGCCAGGATGTCTCCGCACCGCAAGACAAGGCACCCCCCATCCCTGCACCACAAGAGGAGGCACACCCACCCCCCGCACCACAAGAGGAGGCACCCCCACCCCCCGCACCACAAGAGGAGGCACACCCACCCCCCGCACCACAAGAGGACGCACCCCCAGCTCCCGCACCACAAGAGGAGGAGCCCCCTGCCCCCGAAGCCTGCCCCCCGTCCCCGCCCAGCGCCGCCCAGGACACAGAAGAGCCACACGCCTCTGGCGAGAAGCGAGTACAGGAAGGGCAGGGCGGGGAAGACCTGGGCCAGGGTGAGGGCCAGGGTGAGGGCCTGGGTGAGGGcctgggtgagggtgaggggtgggGCAGGGAGGCACCACCTCCTGGTGTGTGCGAGGACGTGGGCGGCGGCATGAAGGAGGCGTGGCTGCGGGCGTCGCCGTCCCCTCaggcgcggcggcggcggcagcgaggGTGGCGGTGTTCCACCTACGAGCCGCTCAGCCTTACGGAGTACGATCGTCTGGCGTGGGCGTGCGCGCGCCGCCGCCGCTACTCCAGCTGCTCCCCGCCCCCAACCGCCCACCGCGCCCTAGCAGACCACTCGCCCTCTCCGCCCCGCAACGTTGCTCCCACCGCCCCGCCGCGCCGCCGCGTGCAGCCCGCCGCCCAACaagcaccgccgccgccacagcggcagcagcagcagcagcagcaagccgACAGCCCTgtcgccagcagcagcagcagcagccctgCAGATCCAACACCCTCCACACAGGCCCCGCAGGAGTCAGACCCACCACAGCTCCTGCAGGTGTCAGACCTGTCACCAGGCCCCGCAGGAGTCAGACCCGTCACCAGCCCCGCAGCCCCGCAGGAGTCAGACCCGTCACCAGCCCCACAGCCCCCGCAGCCTCGGCAGCCCCCACAGGTCCCGCAAGCATCACAGCCGTGCTCGCCAGCCCCGCAGGTCCCCGCAGCTTGCACTAACCCAGCCACCCctccagccgccgccgccgtccccGCCGCTCTCGCCGCCCCCGCCGTGCCGTCCGCAACTAACGCCCCTAACTCGGCTTTGTTGTGTGACGCAGATGTCCCAGCAGAAGCAGCGGCGCCCCCGGTGGTAGGAGCGGCGCCCCCCTGCGCGTCGCGGCCCTGCGCCCCCGAGGTAAGCGGCGACGCACACAACGAGACAGTGGTGGCGTGCGCCGTGGTGCTGCTGCAAAATGTTGCCTTCTT CCCCACACCCCCATACTTACAGCTCCAGCAGGCGTCCCGGGCACTGCGAGGCGGAGTCTCTGGACACCCTCCCCGCCCCACCTTCAGCGTGTCCCCCCAGTAg